In Numida meleagris isolate 19003 breed g44 Domestic line chromosome 3, NumMel1.0, whole genome shotgun sequence, the following are encoded in one genomic region:
- the IYD gene encoding iodotyrosine deiodinase 1, translating into MTFFSSLTPIFIAIICVLIGVILKKTNREKEKRDARSKPISRPWVDEDLRDGTDHHLEEEEVDEEWQGLDENVAHVPFIAERYSEAEMIKRSQTFYELLNKRRSVRFLSDEPVPREVIDNVIRTAGTSPSGAHTEPWTFVVVQDLDLKHKIREIVEEEEEINYKKRMGDRWVNDLKRLRTNWIKEYLDTAPYLILIFKQVYGRLPNGKKKTHYYNEISVSIACGMLLAALQNAGLYTVTTTPLNCGPQLRALLQRPANEKLLLLLPVGYPKKDATVPALTRKPLEDIMVVM; encoded by the exons ATGACATTCTTTTCCTCCCTAACCCCAATCTTCATAGCAATTATATGTGTTTTGATTGGGGTAATACTGAAGAAAACTAatagagagaaggaaaaacgTGACGCTAGAAGCAAGCCCATATCACGCCCATGGGTGGATGAAGATCTAAGAGATGGCACTGACCACCACTTAGAGGAAGAAG AGGTTGATGAAGAGTGGCAAGGACTTGatgaaaatgttgcccatgtCCCCTTCATTGCAGAGCGCTACTCTGAGGCTGAAATGATTAAAAGGTCACAGACATTTTATGAACTTCTCAATAAGAGGCGGTCTGTCAGGTTTCTCAGTGATGAACCAGTCCCCAGGGAGGTTATCGATAATGTCATCAGAACAGCAG GTACTTCACCCAGTGGAGCGCACACTGAGCCCTGGACCTTTGTGGTAGTGCAAGATCTGGATTTAAAACATAAGATTCGGGAGATtgtagaagaagaagaagaaataaactaCAAAAAAAGGATGGGAGATAGATGGGTTAATGACCTGAAGAGATTAAG AACAAACTGGATCAAAGAGTACTTGGACACTGCCCCCTATCTAATCCTCATTTTCAAGCAGGTGTATGGGAGGCTTCCAAATGGCAAAAAGAAGACCCACTACTACAATGAAATCAGTGTTTCTATCGCCTGTGGCATGCTGCTTGCTGCACTGCAG AACGCTGGTCTGTACACAGTGACCACCACACCCCTGAATTGTGGCCCCCAGCTCCGGGCGCTGCTCCAGCGCCCAGCGAATGAGAAGCTGCTCTTGCTGCTCCCCGTGGGCTATCCCAAGAAAGATGCCACTGTGCCTGCACTGACTCGAAAGCCATTAGAAGACATCATGGTGGTCATGTGA